The following coding sequences lie in one Arachis ipaensis cultivar K30076 chromosome B03, Araip1.1, whole genome shotgun sequence genomic window:
- the LOC110269571 gene encoding auxin response factor 17-like isoform X2: protein MYPSPFPLRLKRPWPPGLPSFHGLKDEDFGMSSPLMWLRDADRGGLQSLNFQGIGVSPWMQPRFNPSMLNMQTDMYQAVAAAALQDPSKQHPSSLLQFQQPQNFPNRTTALMYS, encoded by the exons ATGTATCCATCTCCATTTCCTTTACGCCTTAAACGACCTTGGCCTCCAGGACTACCATCATTCCATG GATTGAAGGATGAAGATTTTGGTATGAGTTCTCCACTGATGTGGCTGCGAGACGCCGACAGGGGTGGTCTTCAGTCTCTAAATTTTCAGGGGATTGGAGTTAGTCCTTGGATGCAGCCGAGGTTTAATCCATCCATGCTGAATATGCAAACAGACATGTATCAAGCTGTGGCTGCGGCGGCACTTCAAGATCCTTCTAAACAGCATCCTTCTTCCTTACTTCAATTTCAGCAGCCACAGAACTTTCCAAACAGAACTACTGCTTTAATGTATTCATAG
- the LOC110269571 gene encoding auxin response factor 17-like isoform X1 translates to MYPSPFPLRLKRPWPPGLPSFHAGLKDEDFGMSSPLMWLRDADRGGLQSLNFQGIGVSPWMQPRFNPSMLNMQTDMYQAVAAAALQDPSKQHPSSLLQFQQPQNFPNRTTALMYS, encoded by the exons ATGTATCCATCTCCATTTCCTTTACGCCTTAAACGACCTTGGCCTCCAGGACTACCATCATTCCATG CAGGATTGAAGGATGAAGATTTTGGTATGAGTTCTCCACTGATGTGGCTGCGAGACGCCGACAGGGGTGGTCTTCAGTCTCTAAATTTTCAGGGGATTGGAGTTAGTCCTTGGATGCAGCCGAGGTTTAATCCATCCATGCTGAATATGCAAACAGACATGTATCAAGCTGTGGCTGCGGCGGCACTTCAAGATCCTTCTAAACAGCATCCTTCTTCCTTACTTCAATTTCAGCAGCCACAGAACTTTCCAAACAGAACTACTGCTTTAATGTATTCATAG
- the LOC107629656 gene encoding transcription factor-like protein DPB (The sequence of the model RefSeq protein was modified relative to this genomic sequence to represent the inferred CDS: added 32 bases not found in genome assembly): protein MGTQPEQPCPEEDDEEMLGHGATISSQSMSTSRSVGSPSSRSEQTMATPASDSTFLRLNHLDIHGDDAGSQGAVASKKKKRGQRAVGGDKSGRGLRQFSMKVCEKVESKGRTTYNEVADELVAEFADPSNSVLAPDQQQYDEKNIRRRVYDALNVLMAMDIISKDKKEIQWKGLPRTSQSDIEELKTERLGIRNRIEKKAAYLQELEEQYVGLQNLIKRNEQVCSSGNAPSGGVSLPFILVQTRPHATVEVEISEDMQLVHFDFNSTPFELHDDNYVLKAMKFSERPQNDNNVTPNVTDGGEGSSMSGLFHVQAPTTVSNPPVRPPSSPPLPGILKARVKPEH from the exons ATGGGAACACAACCCGAACAACCATGTCCTGAGGAAGATGACGAGGAGATGCTGGGTCATGGAGCAACAATTTCGAGTCAGTCAATGTCAACAAGCAGGAGTGTGGGGTCACCGTCCAGCCGGAGTGAGCAGACAATGGCAACACCTGCTAGTGATAGCACTTTTCTCAGATTAAACcatcttgacattcatggtgACGATGCTGGATCGCAGGGAGCAGTTGC tagcaagaagaaaaagagaggTCAACGGGCTGTAGGAGGAGATAAGAG TTTGTGAGAAGGTGGAGAGCAAGGGACGCACAACATACAACGAG GTAGCAGATGAGCTTGTTGCTGAATTTGCTGACCCAAGCAACAGTGTTTTAGCCCCTGATCAG CAACAATATGATGAGAAAAATATTCGTCGAAGGGTCTATGATGCTTTGAATGTTCTCATGGCAATGGATATCATTTCTAAGGATAAAAAGGAAATACAATGGAAGGGTCTTCCTCGTACTAGCCAGAGTGATATTGAAGAACTAAAG ACAGAACGTCTTGGGATTAGGAATAGAATCGAAAAGAAAGCAGCTTACTTGCAAGAGCTGGAAGAGCAA TATGTAGGTCTTCAGAACCTCATAAAACGGAATGAGCAAGTATGTAGCTCAGGAAATGCTCCCAGTGGAGGTGTATCTTTGCCCTTTATTCTAGTGCAG ACACGTCCGCATGCAACTGTTGAAGTGGAAATATCAGAAGATATGCAGCTTGTTCATTTTGATTTCAATAG TACTCCTTTTGAGCTGCATGATGACAACTATGTTCTCAAGGCAATGAAATTTTCTGAAAGGCCTCAGAACGATAATAATGTAACGCCAAATGTTACAGATGGCGGTGAAGGTTCTAGCATGTCAGGGTTGTTTCATGTGCAGGCTCCTACCACAGTTTCAAACCCACCCGTGAGGCCTCCATCATCACCACCACTTCCTGGAATATTGAAGGCCAGGGTCAAGCCTGAGCACTAA